The following proteins are encoded in a genomic region of Nycticebus coucang isolate mNycCou1 chromosome 17, mNycCou1.pri, whole genome shotgun sequence:
- the C1QTNF2 gene encoding complement C1q tumor necrosis factor-related protein 2 isoform X1 — MMSASPPTPLQNIFWITTMIPWVLLACALPCAADPLLGTFTRRDFQKGSPQLICSLPGPQGPPGPPGAPGPSGMVGRMGFPGKDGQDGQDGDRGDSGEEGPPGRTGNRGKPGPKGKAGAIGRAGPRGPKGVSGTPGKHGTPGKKGPKGKKGEPGLPGPCSCGSGRAKSAFSVAVTKSYPRERLPIKFDKILMNEGGHYNASSGKFVCSVPGIYYFTYDITLANKHLAIGLVHNGQYRIRTFDANTGNHDVASGSTILALKQGDEVWLQIFYSEQNGLFYDPYWTDSLFTGFLIYADQDNPNEI; from the exons ATGATGAGTGCCTCACCACCAACACCCCTCCAAAATATATTCTGG ATCACCACCATGATCCCCTGGGTGCTCTTGGCTTGTGCCCTCCCCTGTGCTGCTGACCCGCTGCTTGGCACCTTCACTCGCAGGGACTTCCAGAAAGGCTCCCCTCAACTCATCTGCAGCCTGCCTGGCCCCCAGGGCCCACCTGGTCCTCCAGGAGCCCCAGGGCCCTCAGGAATGGTGGGACGAATGGGCTTTCCTGGCAAAGACGGCCAAGATGGCCAGGACGGGGACCGGGGGGACAGTGGAGAGGAAG GTCCACCTGGCCGAACAGGTAACCGGGGAAAGCCAGGACCAAAGGGCAAAGCCGGGGCCATTGGGCGGGCTGGCCCTCGCGGCCCCAAGGGGGTCAGTGGTACCCCCGGGAAGCATGGCACGCCAGGTAAGAAGGGGCCCAAGGGCAAGAAGGGGGAGCCAGGCCTCCCAGGCCCCTGTAGCTGTGGCAGTGGCCGTGCCAAGTCGGCCTTCTCGGTGGCAGTGACCAAAAGCTACCCGAGGGAGCGGCTGCCCATCAAGTTTGACAAGATCCTGATGAATGAGGGTGGCCATTACAATGCCTCCAGCGGCAAGTTTGTCTGCAGTGTGCCAGGGATCTACTACTTCACCTACGACATCACATTGGCCAACAAGCACCTGGCTATCGGCCTGGTGCACAACGGCCAATACCGCATCCGGACCTTCGATGCCAACACTGGCAACCACGATGTGGCCTCGGGCTCCACCATCCTGGCTCTCAAGCAGGGTGATGAGGTCTGGCTACAGATCTTCTACTCTGAACAGAATGGACTCTTCTATGACCCTTACTGGACTGACAGCCTCTTCACTGGCTTCCTTATCTATGCTGACCAGGACAACCCCAATGAGATATAG
- the C1QTNF2 gene encoding complement C1q tumor necrosis factor-related protein 2 isoform X2 encodes MIPWVLLACALPCAADPLLGTFTRRDFQKGSPQLICSLPGPQGPPGPPGAPGPSGMVGRMGFPGKDGQDGQDGDRGDSGEEGPPGRTGNRGKPGPKGKAGAIGRAGPRGPKGVSGTPGKHGTPGKKGPKGKKGEPGLPGPCSCGSGRAKSAFSVAVTKSYPRERLPIKFDKILMNEGGHYNASSGKFVCSVPGIYYFTYDITLANKHLAIGLVHNGQYRIRTFDANTGNHDVASGSTILALKQGDEVWLQIFYSEQNGLFYDPYWTDSLFTGFLIYADQDNPNEI; translated from the exons ATGATCCCCTGGGTGCTCTTGGCTTGTGCCCTCCCCTGTGCTGCTGACCCGCTGCTTGGCACCTTCACTCGCAGGGACTTCCAGAAAGGCTCCCCTCAACTCATCTGCAGCCTGCCTGGCCCCCAGGGCCCACCTGGTCCTCCAGGAGCCCCAGGGCCCTCAGGAATGGTGGGACGAATGGGCTTTCCTGGCAAAGACGGCCAAGATGGCCAGGACGGGGACCGGGGGGACAGTGGAGAGGAAG GTCCACCTGGCCGAACAGGTAACCGGGGAAAGCCAGGACCAAAGGGCAAAGCCGGGGCCATTGGGCGGGCTGGCCCTCGCGGCCCCAAGGGGGTCAGTGGTACCCCCGGGAAGCATGGCACGCCAGGTAAGAAGGGGCCCAAGGGCAAGAAGGGGGAGCCAGGCCTCCCAGGCCCCTGTAGCTGTGGCAGTGGCCGTGCCAAGTCGGCCTTCTCGGTGGCAGTGACCAAAAGCTACCCGAGGGAGCGGCTGCCCATCAAGTTTGACAAGATCCTGATGAATGAGGGTGGCCATTACAATGCCTCCAGCGGCAAGTTTGTCTGCAGTGTGCCAGGGATCTACTACTTCACCTACGACATCACATTGGCCAACAAGCACCTGGCTATCGGCCTGGTGCACAACGGCCAATACCGCATCCGGACCTTCGATGCCAACACTGGCAACCACGATGTGGCCTCGGGCTCCACCATCCTGGCTCTCAAGCAGGGTGATGAGGTCTGGCTACAGATCTTCTACTCTGAACAGAATGGACTCTTCTATGACCCTTACTGGACTGACAGCCTCTTCACTGGCTTCCTTATCTATGCTGACCAGGACAACCCCAATGAGATATAG